In Gossypium arboreum isolate Shixiya-1 chromosome 6, ASM2569848v2, whole genome shotgun sequence, the following are encoded in one genomic region:
- the LOC108479060 gene encoding probable aspartyl protease At4g16563 has product MIEPLRAVRDGYLLTLIIGTPGQVIQVYMDTGSDLTWVPCGNLSFDCLDCDDYRNNKLIGTFSPSSSSSSFRDTCGSPFCIDIHSSDNSFDTCIEAGCSLSTLLKATCSRPCPSFAYSYGEGGLVAGTLTRDNLRVHGSRPYITKDVPRFSFGCVGSTYREPIGIAGFGRGVLSLPSQLGFLQKGFSHCFLAFKYANNQNISSPLFMGDTATSSSDNMQFTQMLKSPMFPNYYYIGLEAITVGNVKSAEVPLNLREFDSQGNGGMLIDSGTTYTHLPEPFYSQLLSMLQPMIAYPRATDVERRTGFDLCYEVPCPNNRFTNDPFPSITFHFMNNVSLVLPQANYFYAMSAPTNSTGVKCLLFQSMDDSSYGPAGVFGNFQQQDVKVVYDLEKERIGFQPMDCAAAAISQGLHKK; this is encoded by the coding sequence ATGATTGAGCCATTGAGGGCTGTAAGAGATGGATATTTGCTTACTTTAATTATAGGAACACCAGGACAAGTCATTCAAGTTTACATGGATACTGGGAGTGACCTGACTTGGGTTCCTTGCGGTAATCTATCCTTTGATTGCCTGGATTGTGATGACTATAGGAACAATAAGTTAATAGGTACTTTCTCCCCTTCAAGTTCTTCTTCCTCTTTTAGGGACACCTGTGGTAGCCCTTTTTGTATTGACATCCATAGCTCTGATAACTCTTTTGATACATGTATTGAGGCTGGATGTTCATTAAGCACCCTTCTCAAAGCCACCTGCTCTAGGCCTTGTCCTTCCTTTGCCTATTCCTATGGTGAAGGAGGGCTAGTCGCGGGAACCCTAACCAGGGATAACCTTAGGGTTCATGGTAGTCGCCCTTATATCACTAAGGACGTTCCCAGGTTTTCCTTTGGTTGTGTGGGCTCTACTTATAGAGAGCCTATTGGCATTGCAGGGTTTGGTAGGGGTGTACTTTCCCTACCTTCACAGTTAGGGTTCCTCCAGAAAGGCTTTTCTCATTGCTTCTTAGCCTTCAAGTATGCCAACAATCAAAATATTTCAAGCCCATTATTCATGGGAGATACTGCTACATCTTCCAGTGACAATATGCAGTTCACCCAGATGTTGAAGAGTCCCATGTTCCCAAACTACTACTACATTGGTTTAGAGGCCATAACTGTAGGCAATGTTAAGTCTGCTGAAGTTCCTTTAAACTTGAGAGAGTTTGATTCACAAGGTAATGGGGGAATGTTGATTGATTCAGGAACCACTTACACTCACCTCCCCGAGCCATTCTATTCTCAACTTCTCTCAATGCTCCAACCAATGATAGCATATCCTCGAGCCACCGATGTAGAGAGGCGAACCGGATTTGATCTCTGTTATGAAGTTCCATGTCCAAATAACCGATTCACAAATGATCCTTTCCCTTCAATCACTTTCCATTTCATGAACAATGTCAGTCTCGTTTTGCCCCAAGCTAATTACTTCTATGCCATGAGTGCTCCAACTAACTCAACTGGGGTCAAATGCCTATTGTTTCAAAGCATGGATGATAGTAGCTACGGACCAGCGGGTGTATTCGGGAACTTCCAACAGCAAGATGTGAAAGTCGTTTATGATTTGGAGAAAGAGAGAATTGGATTTCAACCAATGGACTGTGCAGCAGCTGCAATCTCTCAGGGACTACATAAGAAATAA
- the LOC108476773 gene encoding ras-related protein RABF2b isoform X1 — protein MATTGNKNINAKLVLLGDVGAGKSSLVLRFVKGQFVEFQESTIGAAFFSQTLAVNDATVKFEIWDTAGQERYHSLAPMYYRGAAAAIIVYDMTNQASFERAKNWVQELQAQGNPNMVMALAGNKADLLDARKVATEEAQTYAQENGLFFMETSAKTASNVNELFYEIAKRLPRVQPAQNPAGMVLMDRPSERTATASCCS, from the exons ATGGCCACCACTGGAAACAAGAACATCAATGCTAAATTA GTTCTACTTGGGGATGTTGGAGCTGGGAAGTCTAGCCTTGTGTTGCGCTTTGTTAAAGGACAATTTGTTGAATTTCAG GAATCAACCATAGGTGCAGCTTTCTTTTCCCAGACATTGGCCGTGAATGATGCAACTGTAAAGTTTGAGATATGGGATACAGCTGGGCAAGAGAGGTATCACAGCTTGGCACCAATGTACTACCGAGGAGCTGCAGCTGCGATTATTGTGTATGATATGACAAATCAA GCTTCATTTGAAAGAGCCAAAAATTGGGTTCAAGAACTTCAAGCACAAG GCAATCCTAATATGGTAATGGCACTGGCTGGGAACAAAGCTGACTTACTGGATGCAAGGAAGGTGGCAACAGAG GAAGCACAAACTTATGCTCAGGAGAATGGTCTTTTCTTCATGGAAACTTCTGCAAAGACCGCATCCAATGTCAATGAACTTTTCTATGAAATAG CTAAAAGATTACCTCGAGTGCAGCCAGCACAAAATCCTGCTGGAATGGTTCTCATGGATAGACCTTCAGAACGGACTGCAACTGCATCTTGCTGCTCTTAG
- the LOC108476773 gene encoding ras-related protein RABF2b isoform X2, which yields MATTGNKNINAKLVLLGDVGAGKSSLVLRFVKGQFVEFQESTIGAAFFSQTLAVNDATVKFEIWDTAGQERYHSLAPMYYRGAAAAIIVYDMTNQASFERAKNWVQELQAQGNPNMVMALAGNKADLLDARKVATEATQTYAQENGLFFMETSAKTASNVNELFYEIAKRLPRVQPAQNPAGMVLMDRPSERTATASCCS from the exons ATGGCCACCACTGGAAACAAGAACATCAATGCTAAATTA GTTCTACTTGGGGATGTTGGAGCTGGGAAGTCTAGCCTTGTGTTGCGCTTTGTTAAAGGACAATTTGTTGAATTTCAG GAATCAACCATAGGTGCAGCTTTCTTTTCCCAGACATTGGCCGTGAATGATGCAACTGTAAAGTTTGAGATATGGGATACAGCTGGGCAAGAGAGGTATCACAGCTTGGCACCAATGTACTACCGAGGAGCTGCAGCTGCGATTATTGTGTATGATATGACAAATCAA GCTTCATTTGAAAGAGCCAAAAATTGGGTTCAAGAACTTCAAGCACAAG GCAATCCTAATATGGTAATGGCACTGGCTGGGAACAAAGCTGACTTACTGGATGCAAGGAAGGTGGCAACAGAGGCAA CACAAACTTATGCTCAGGAGAATGGTCTTTTCTTCATGGAAACTTCTGCAAAGACCGCATCCAATGTCAATGAACTTTTCTATGAAATAG CTAAAAGATTACCTCGAGTGCAGCCAGCACAAAATCCTGCTGGAATGGTTCTCATGGATAGACCTTCAGAACGGACTGCAACTGCATCTTGCTGCTCTTAG